The Deltaproteobacteria bacterium sequence AATACAGGGCGATGAAGATGCTTTATATGGCAAGGTTGTAAGGATCATGGACTCGGCAAAAAAGGCAGGTATTACAAAGATTGCAGTTGCAACAAGACCTGAGGATGTGTTATAGAAAAAGAAAGGAGGTGATACCGATGAGTATTTCAAAGACAGTTATTGCAGCGCTTTTTTTGGTTTTGCTCGTTACAGTTCCTGCCATGGCAGATGAAAAGAAAGAGACAAAAAATCCATGTGGCATGATGGGTGGGCACGGCATGATGGGCGGGAAGGGGATGATGGGTGAAGGCATGATGGGCGGGATGCATGAAGGCATGATGGGCATGATGAAGGAGATGATGGGGATGATGAAGGAGATGATCCATACCCCAACCGATGCCCAGAAAAAGAGGCTGGACGAGATGATGATGAAGATGGATGGGATGATGAAGATGCATGACGAGATGATGAAGAAAAAGATGGAAAAGAAGGGGATGTAGCATTTTGAGGGGGGCGGCATCCAGACCGCCCCTCAAATATGATTGCGGAACATAAGCTGCGCATAAGAAATTATATATATGCCGGAGGAGATTCTGTGAAGAAAGTGGATGAGAGATTTGAAAGATAGGATTAAGGGATAATAAATCCATAGGAGGTATGAGCGATGATTGAATTTATCAAACCTGTCAGGTATGGAATTTTAGTCGGCCTTCTTGGACTTACCTTTGGCGTCGGCTGGGCGTTCTGGCTTGTGCTTGGACATGAGAGTATACATAGGAGCTTTGAAGAAAGTGTTGTTGAAAAAAAAGATACGCATAGCCTTATTCAGCTATTAGAACCCGGTAATGCTCAGGCCCACGGGCCAGAGGAAGTAAAACCCCGGCAACAAGATGAACATGCGGATATGATGAAGGAAGGGGAGCAGATGATGCCAATCTCGGAAGAAGATGAACATCAGCACGGTGAAGATATGCATGATAACCCCATTATGCAACTTGCCCATGAGAGACTCCGAAGGGGGCATATCCATGGTATGGGGTTGGGTCTTCTTACTATCGCAGTATCTTTCATTCTTGCGTTTACCAGCGCATCTGAGAGGATAAAAACCATAGCCCCTGTCCTTGCTGGGATTGGCGGGATTCTCTACCCCTTTGCATGGATTGTAATGGGCTACAGGACACCGGGCCTTGGGCCTGACGCAGCAGCGGCATCTGTGAGAATGATTGCCGGGATAGGAACTGCCCTTGTGCTTCTTGGAATTTTTACAGCAGGGGTTTTTCTTTTAAAAGATATTTTACAGAAAAGATGATAAGAGTGAAGCCTATTAAGGAAATAGAGATGACTGGGTCTTACTTTAAGAAAACTCCTCTATCTTTATTCCCAGTTCCTTTATCTTCTTTCTCAAGGTATTCCTGTTTATCCCTAAAAGCTCTGCTGTTTTGACCTGATTGCCGCCGGTCTTTTTTAGGACAAGCCTTATGAGCGGCCTTTCCATGAAAGGGACTATAGTTGCATAGAGTTCATGTTTTCCCTTTACATCGATACTGTTTATGAAGCCCTCCAGCCTGTTGTATATGATATCCTCAAGAGATTCCTTATTTTGTTTTTTCTGCGGAAGAGCAAGGTCGTCATACGACAGCACAGGATTGGGAGAGAGGATAACAGCCCTTCTCAGGATATTTTCAAGTTCCCTCACATTGCCTGGCCATAAATATGCCTTAATCGCTTCCGCTGCCTTTGGCGACAATGTCCTCGGTTCAATCCCCATCTCCTCCTGAAATCTCTGCAAGAAATATTCAGCAAGGAGCAGTATATCCTCTTTCCTGTTTCGGAGAGGCGGCAGCTTTATAACTACGACATTCAGTCTATACAGCAAGTCTTCTCTGAATCTTTTTTCCTCAACAGCCTTTTCAATGTCCTGATGTGTTGCCGCTATTATCCGCACATCCACCTTTATCGGCTGCTTGCCTCCAACCCTGTAAAATTCCTGTCCCTGTATCGCCCTCAGGAGTTTGCTCTGCAGGTCAAGGGGCATGTCGCCAATTTCATCAAGAAACAGTGTTCCATTATTCGCAAGCTCAAACTTCCCCAGTCTTGTCTCTACTGCGCCGGTAAATGCGCCCTTTTCATAGCCAAAGAGTTCGCTCTCCATCAGTTCCTTTGGTATGGCCGCTGAGTTAACGGCAATAAATGGCCCTTCATTTCTTGGAGAGTTTGTATGGATGAGTTTTGCAACCAGCTCTTTTCCTGTGCCGCTTTCGCCCTGAATAATAACCGGAACATCCTTTGGAGCAATTTTTCCCACTGTCTTGAATACATCCTGGACGGCCTTGCCCTTGCCGACAAATGTTACCTCGCTCGCCCATTTTTCCTTTAGTCTATCCTTAAGGTTTGAGACCTCATCTTTTAATTTTCTATATTCAAGCGCCCTGTCAACGATTATCTCAAGTTCGCCTACATCAAATGGCTTTGTTATGTAGTCAAATGCGCCGCCTTTCATGGCCTCTATGGCATTTTTCATAGTCCCCTGGGCTGTCATTATAATGATTGGAATTTTTAATCCGGCAGTTCTTATCTCTTTTAATACATCCAGGCCGTCTTTCTCAGGCATCC is a genomic window containing:
- a CDS encoding sigma-54 dependent transcriptional regulator, producing the protein MKKKVLIADDDEGILWVLQQMFKDKKIDTAEARDGKTALEMLKSQDFSVAIMDIRMPEKDGLDVLKEIRTAGLKIPIIIMTAQGTMKNAIEAMKGGAFDYITKPFDVGELEIIVDRALEYRKLKDEVSNLKDRLKEKWASEVTFVGKGKAVQDVFKTVGKIAPKDVPVIIQGESGTGKELVAKLIHTNSPRNEGPFIAVNSAAIPKELMESELFGYEKGAFTGAVETRLGKFELANNGTLFLDEIGDMPLDLQSKLLRAIQGQEFYRVGGKQPIKVDVRIIAATHQDIEKAVEEKRFREDLLYRLNVVVIKLPPLRNRKEDILLLAEYFLQRFQEEMGIEPRTLSPKAAEAIKAYLWPGNVRELENILRRAVILSPNPVLSYDDLALPQKKQNKESLEDIIYNRLEGFINSIDVKGKHELYATIVPFMERPLIRLVLKKTGGNQVKTAELLGINRNTLRKKIKELGIKIEEFS